In a genomic window of Candidatus Thiothrix sulfatifontis:
- a CDS encoding helix-hairpin-helix domain-containing protein, producing MTKLPKLGLIYLQHVWRFFDQSNFKGWPEPIDIVTYHWDSPKEDFIQQVRAQGIDVLIGNIPATAYETFCAIEAALPEVRFVPSLKSQFANKSKENVTLFCHQHDLPVPHTEIFYDEAQGYAYLADCVYPKIIKRSYGASNYGGYFVHKVDSAAEAIALFRSKRYLPMYIQDCIPLTADIRVMLIGHQPVCAFWRVAGEGQWITNTSQGGHMSYSGVPQVALDLAVAASRAAEAEYWACDIAESNGEYFILECATAFAAFPYIRDWIGQYLMWDFCPERFAQPVIPLYHWEALGKVDARILRRLRHLEFGDSDNPSADGEMWEREGYEQYALPMERTGTLQTVPNATYSQQPLRLTTTNDLPSSVAVVELSRANAAVVAEVATSIPAFLGESYLDTGMGECSAEEGIYTPRPVSTVTPLPRTLPPLENAPAAPVFEEITVVIPLAAPSAAVLDEIPEEMPEEISEPALEEVPDEVLDQVPEQPEIPPSDDSAVNINLATLEELQTIDNLGEKRARKIIADRQVHGLFSSCDDLLRVPGIGQKLLNKLSPYLKT from the coding sequence ATGACCAAACTGCCTAAGCTGGGCTTAATTTACTTACAACACGTTTGGCGCTTCTTCGATCAATCCAATTTTAAAGGCTGGCCTGAACCGATTGATATAGTCACCTATCACTGGGACAGCCCCAAGGAAGATTTCATTCAGCAAGTGCGGGCGCAGGGCATTGACGTGCTGATTGGCAATATTCCGGCGACCGCTTACGAGACGTTTTGCGCGATTGAGGCGGCGTTGCCGGAGGTGCGTTTTGTGCCATCCCTCAAGTCACAATTTGCGAATAAATCCAAAGAAAATGTGACCTTGTTTTGCCATCAGCATGACTTGCCTGTGCCGCATACCGAGATTTTTTACGATGAAGCGCAGGGTTATGCGTATTTAGCGGATTGTGTTTACCCCAAAATTATCAAGCGCAGTTACGGGGCATCCAATTACGGGGGTTACTTTGTCCACAAAGTGGATAGTGCAGCGGAAGCTATCGCGTTGTTTCGTAGCAAGCGTTACTTGCCGATGTATATTCAGGATTGTATCCCGCTGACGGCGGATATTCGGGTGATGTTGATTGGACATCAGCCGGTTTGTGCGTTTTGGCGCGTGGCAGGTGAAGGGCAATGGATTACCAATACCAGTCAAGGCGGTCACATGAGTTACAGCGGTGTGCCGCAGGTTGCCTTGGATTTAGCGGTCGCCGCCAGCCGTGCCGCCGAAGCGGAATACTGGGCATGTGACATCGCGGAAAGTAATGGTGAGTATTTCATTCTCGAATGCGCCACCGCGTTTGCAGCGTTCCCTTACATTCGCGATTGGATTGGACAATACCTGATGTGGGATTTCTGCCCAGAACGCTTTGCGCAACCCGTCATCCCGCTGTATCACTGGGAAGCATTGGGCAAAGTGGATGCGCGTATTTTACGGCGGTTGCGCCATCTGGAATTCGGTGATAGCGACAACCCATCAGCGGACGGTGAGATGTGGGAACGCGAAGGCTATGAGCAATACGCGCTCCCGATGGAGCGCACGGGTACGCTACAAACCGTACCCAATGCCACTTATAGCCAGCAACCGCTACGCTTGACAACAACCAACGACCTCCCTAGCAGCGTTGCAGTGGTGGAATTATCCCGTGCTAACGCCGCTGTTGTTGCGGAAGTTGCAACTTCAATCCCAGCCTTTTTGGGTGAGAGCTATTTGGATACTGGTATGGGTGAATGCAGTGCGGAAGAGGGTATTTATACCCCCCGCCCCGTTAGCACCGTAACACCACTTCCCCGCACTCTGCCCCCACTGGAAAACGCTCCCGCTGCGCCCGTGTTCGAGGAAATCACCGTCGTTATCCCTCTTGCTGCGCCATCGGCAGCAGTGCTTGATGAAATACCCGAAGAAATGCCAGAAGAAATATCTGAGCCAGCACTGGAAGAAGTGCCTGATGAAGTCCTCGATCAAGTCCCTGAGCAGCCAGAAATCCCCCCCAGCGATGACTCCGCAGTCAATATCAACCTAGCCACGCTGGAAGAATTGCAAACCATCGACAATTTAGGCGAGAAACGTGCGCGTAAAATCATTGCAGACCGTCAAGTGCATGGACTATTCTCTTCCTGCGATGACCTGTTGCGTGTCCCCGGAATCGGGCAAAAATTGCTGAATAAATTGTCCCCTTATCTCAAAACCTAA
- a CDS encoding ATP-grasp domain-containing protein: protein MDNRMVGIWMYQNGGGAALQEKLVTKLRQHDYQTVTGLDLRHATANRDGIFCNGTNMQELALFFTYNAGQQSAQQVYMYSVLDGYLPIINNYAAFTLSEDKFMTQALLNDCSVPVTDFYVTPLENAEVLHEVLHLWGGKLVYKPVDGWGGRGLVKVETPEALDTLISQLRGDAKYPAIYVERFVDYDGTDFRIDVVDGQFVGCYGRRAPAGEWRTNVTNGGTVFMREANDTVIDLACYAARVAGLDIAGVDLIYDREHEQYVVLEINGIPAFATPEQEQMGLDFNERKLDLIVALIDQKLDGELLA from the coding sequence ATGGACAACAGGATGGTCGGCATCTGGATGTACCAGAATGGCGGCGGCGCTGCATTACAGGAAAAATTGGTCACTAAATTGCGCCAACACGATTACCAGACCGTGACCGGGTTGGACTTGCGCCATGCCACGGCTAACCGCGACGGCATTTTTTGCAACGGCACCAATATGCAGGAACTCGCGCTATTTTTCACCTACAACGCGGGTCAGCAAAGTGCGCAGCAAGTGTATATGTACAGCGTACTCGATGGTTACTTGCCGATTATCAATAACTATGCGGCGTTTACGCTCAGCGAAGACAAATTCATGACGCAGGCATTGTTGAATGATTGCAGCGTGCCTGTGACCGATTTCTACGTGACACCACTGGAAAATGCTGAGGTTTTACACGAAGTATTGCACCTTTGGGGCGGTAAGCTGGTGTATAAACCCGTGGATGGCTGGGGCGGGCGTGGTCTGGTCAAGGTGGAAACCCCTGAAGCCTTGGATACGCTGATTAGCCAGTTACGTGGCGATGCCAAATACCCAGCGATTTACGTGGAACGCTTTGTGGACTATGACGGTACCGATTTTCGCATTGATGTGGTGGATGGGCAATTTGTCGGCTGCTACGGGCGGCGTGCTCCGGCTGGCGAATGGCGCACCAATGTGACCAATGGCGGCACGGTGTTTATGCGCGAAGCCAACGATACGGTGATAGACCTTGCTTGCTATGCTGCGCGTGTCGCGGGGCTGGATATTGCGGGTGTTGACCTGATTTACGACCGTGAACACGAACAATACGTGGTGTTGGAAATTAATGGAATTCCCGCCTTTGCCACACCAGAACAAGAGCAAATGGGGCTGGATTTCAATGAGCGGAAGCTGGATTTAATCGTCGCTTTGATCGACCAAAAACTGGATGGAGAGCTGCTTGCATGA
- a CDS encoding M20 family metallopeptidase gives MSYQAAQTTTWMHPLQQLVSINSHTFNKTGVDQVSDLFTEWLEALGFEAEHYPRQQIGDHVHYCTPDGGGQKLLLLGHADTVFAPGRFETFHADDTWVYGPGVCDMKGGLVVALEALRRISAQGALRDVDFLLVSDEETGSDDSRALTTELASRYHACLVFEAAGANMEVVVGRKGIGTFRIDIKGKAAHAGLRYSEGVNANLEAAHKLIALTALTNISLGTTVNVGKISGGIGANTISPEASLLIEMRYRTPDERDRLLMELDAIVQHATVDGTEAMLSGGLQRDVMAPNDTQQQLLATLQRLHGKPLPSESRGGVSDANLVAAAGVATLDGFGPFGDGDHTLDERALKTSFDERIELCARALAYHQQHGRLY, from the coding sequence ATGAGTTATCAAGCCGCACAAACGACCACTTGGATGCACCCTCTCCAGCAACTGGTCAGCATCAATTCCCATACGTTTAACAAAACCGGGGTTGATCAAGTCAGCGACCTTTTCACCGAATGGCTGGAGGCACTGGGCTTTGAAGCCGAACACTACCCGCGCCAACAAATCGGTGATCACGTCCATTACTGTACTCCCGATGGTGGCGGTCAAAAACTGTTGCTACTGGGTCATGCCGATACCGTCTTCGCACCGGGTCGCTTTGAAACCTTTCACGCCGATGACACCTGGGTCTACGGCCCCGGCGTTTGCGACATGAAAGGCGGCTTGGTGGTTGCGTTAGAAGCCTTACGCCGTATCAGTGCCCAAGGCGCGTTACGCGATGTCGATTTCCTGCTGGTATCCGACGAAGAAACCGGCAGCGATGATTCGCGCGCCCTCACCACCGAACTGGCCTCCCGCTACCATGCTTGCCTGGTGTTTGAAGCGGCGGGCGCGAACATGGAAGTGGTGGTTGGGCGTAAAGGCATCGGCACATTCCGCATTGATATTAAAGGCAAGGCTGCTCATGCGGGGCTGCGTTACAGCGAGGGTGTCAATGCCAACCTCGAAGCCGCTCACAAGCTGATTGCACTGACCGCATTGACCAATATCAGCCTCGGCACCACCGTCAATGTGGGCAAAATCAGCGGCGGTATCGGGGCGAATACCATTTCCCCAGAAGCGTCGCTGCTGATTGAAATGCGCTACCGCACGCCGGATGAACGCGACCGCTTGCTGATGGAACTTGACGCTATTGTGCAGCACGCCACGGTAGACGGCACCGAAGCCATGCTCAGCGGCGGTCTCCAGCGTGATGTGATGGCACCGAATGACACCCAGCAACAGTTGTTGGCAACCCTGCAACGCTTACACGGCAAACCCTTACCCAGCGAGTCACGCGGTGGGGTCAGTGACGCCAACCTCGTTGCCGCCGCAGGTGTCGCCACACTGGATGGTTTCGGCCCTTTCGGTGACGGCGACCACACTCTCGACGAACGCGCCCTCAAAACCAGCTTCGATGAACGCATTGAATTGTGCGCCCGTGCCTTGGCTTATCACCAACAGCACGGACGGCTTTACTAA